The genomic stretch TGCTCAGAACATACACTCTGAAGTTTCCGGTGCCTATACCGGTGAGATATCAGCTTTGATGGCTAAGGATGCGGGATGTAAATATACTATTATAGGGCACTCTGAAAGAAGAAAATATTTTAAAGAAGATGATACTCTTATCAATAAGAAGATAAAGCTGGCTCTTGAAAATAGTCTAAAGGTGATATTCTGTATCGGTGAAAGTTTAGAAGAGAGAGAAGAGGGTAGGATGAAAGATGTTGTTAAGACCCAGCTGTCGGGAGGTCTTGAAGATATATCCAAAG from Candidatus Kaelpia imicola encodes the following:
- the tpiA gene encoding triose-phosphate isomerase encodes the protein MGRDLIFAGNWKMNKTIKKALELVNSLKRELIDIEEAKIVLAPPSTALSSVSDAILDSNIDLSAQNIHSEVSGAYTGEISALMAKDAGCKYTIIGHSERRKYFKEDDTLINKKIKLALENSLKVIFCIGESLEEREEGRMKDVVKTQLSGGLEDISK